One window from the genome of Sulfodiicoccus acidiphilus encodes:
- the acnA gene encoding aconitate hydratase AcnA, with the protein MEIRKTKLRTPRGDVVVYPLSQLEERGYDVSKLPYSVRVLVENALRNWDGSTVTDDDLEAVASWRPGRDFAFKPSRVVMQDYTGVPLLVDLAAMRDKVAQMGGDPRSVNPLIQSDLVVDHSVQVDFFGTPQALELNMRREFERNEERYRFLKWSQESFRNLRIVPPGHGIVHQVNLEYLTPVVDVREFKGELTAFPDTLIGTDSHTTMINGAGVLGWGVGGLEAEAVMLGEPYYMPVPEVVGVRLTGEVREGVTPTDVVLFVTERLRKLGVVGKFVEFFGPSLGKLSVQDRATVANMAPEYGSTVGYFPIDEATLAYLRGTARDAWLVEAYARAAGLFYANEPRYSQVVELDLGQVEPSVAGPRNPDERVPLTKAKEVISSLTDSKAGRTVRDGAVAIAAITSCTNTSNPTVVIGAGLLAKRAVELGLKVPPYVKTSLAPGSKAVTEYLRKTGLLSYLEKLGFNVVGYGCTTCIGNAGPLVPEVELDVRESKVDVFAVISGNRNFEGRINPHLRGTFLTSPPLVVAYALAGRMDLDLTSEPLGEAGGKKVYLRDLWPSLEELGKYVAQTMDPELYRQQYADVFEGDANWEALDVRGGLTYDWGESTYVRQPPWLDMEPALDVRGARILLLLGDKVTTDHISPAGPITPDSPAGKYLTSRGVRELNTFGARRGNHEVMWRGGFWNPKLRNFLVEREGGYTRHFPDGEVMSVYDAAVKYASEGVPLVIFAGAQYGSGSSRDWAAKVTRLLGVRAVLAKSFERIHRSNLVAMGVLPVEVQDWRELKLRGDEVVDLDVELKVHGKVRVTLDGSRQFEGRLRVDLPQELEYVKSGNVLRYVLRKLV; encoded by the coding sequence ATGGAGATCCGCAAGACGAAGCTCAGGACACCGAGGGGAGATGTCGTGGTCTACCCCCTCTCTCAGCTCGAGGAGAGGGGCTACGACGTCTCGAAACTTCCGTATTCCGTGAGGGTCCTAGTGGAGAACGCCCTTAGGAACTGGGACGGGAGTACTGTGACGGACGACGACCTGGAGGCCGTGGCCTCGTGGAGGCCCGGGAGGGACTTCGCTTTCAAACCCTCCAGGGTCGTTATGCAAGACTACACTGGTGTGCCTCTTCTCGTCGACCTCGCAGCCATGAGGGACAAGGTGGCCCAGATGGGAGGCGACCCACGCTCCGTGAACCCACTCATCCAGTCGGACCTCGTGGTGGACCACTCCGTTCAGGTCGACTTCTTCGGCACGCCCCAGGCTCTCGAGCTCAACATGAGGAGGGAGTTCGAAAGGAACGAGGAGAGGTACAGGTTCCTCAAGTGGAGCCAGGAGTCCTTCAGGAACTTAAGAATAGTCCCCCCAGGACACGGAATAGTGCACCAGGTGAACTTGGAGTACCTAACCCCCGTGGTCGACGTGAGGGAGTTCAAGGGGGAGCTCACCGCTTTCCCCGACACCCTCATAGGCACAGACTCCCACACCACCATGATAAACGGGGCGGGAGTCCTAGGCTGGGGAGTGGGTGGGCTAGAGGCCGAGGCGGTGATGCTCGGCGAGCCCTACTACATGCCCGTCCCAGAGGTGGTGGGGGTGAGGCTCACGGGGGAGGTCAGGGAGGGTGTAACGCCGACCGACGTGGTCCTCTTCGTCACGGAGAGGCTGAGGAAGTTGGGAGTGGTCGGGAAGTTCGTGGAGTTCTTCGGTCCCTCCTTGGGTAAGCTCTCTGTCCAGGACAGGGCCACTGTTGCCAACATGGCCCCAGAGTACGGGTCCACCGTGGGTTACTTCCCGATCGACGAAGCCACGTTGGCCTACCTGAGGGGGACGGCCAGGGACGCCTGGCTCGTCGAGGCCTACGCCAGGGCCGCTGGGCTGTTCTACGCGAACGAGCCTAGGTACAGCCAGGTGGTGGAGCTAGATCTAGGCCAAGTGGAGCCGTCCGTAGCTGGCCCGAGGAACCCAGACGAGAGGGTCCCACTCACTAAGGCCAAGGAGGTGATCTCCTCCCTGACCGACTCCAAGGCGGGGAGGACCGTGAGGGACGGAGCAGTGGCCATAGCTGCGATAACGTCCTGCACCAACACCTCTAACCCAACCGTTGTGATAGGGGCTGGACTGCTTGCCAAGAGGGCGGTCGAGCTGGGACTCAAGGTCCCACCTTACGTAAAGACGAGCCTCGCCCCCGGCTCCAAGGCCGTGACGGAGTACCTCAGGAAGACGGGCCTACTTTCTTATTTAGAGAAACTGGGGTTCAACGTGGTGGGCTACGGGTGCACCACTTGCATAGGCAACGCCGGGCCACTAGTGCCTGAAGTGGAACTGGACGTGAGGGAATCCAAGGTGGACGTGTTCGCAGTGATAAGCGGGAACAGGAACTTCGAGGGGAGGATAAACCCCCACCTCAGGGGGACCTTCCTCACCTCACCTCCCTTGGTGGTCGCTTACGCCCTCGCCGGGAGGATGGACCTGGACCTGACGTCGGAGCCTCTGGGGGAGGCGGGAGGAAAGAAGGTCTACCTGAGGGACCTATGGCCCTCGCTGGAGGAGCTGGGGAAGTACGTGGCCCAGACTATGGACCCGGAGCTCTACAGGCAGCAGTACGCCGACGTCTTCGAGGGAGACGCGAACTGGGAGGCGCTAGACGTCAGGGGAGGGCTCACCTACGACTGGGGGGAGAGCACATACGTGAGGCAGCCTCCGTGGCTGGACATGGAGCCCGCCCTGGACGTCAGGGGAGCTAGGATCCTCCTCCTCCTGGGGGACAAGGTCACCACCGACCACATATCCCCGGCTGGCCCAATCACCCCAGACTCCCCCGCCGGGAAGTACTTGACCTCCCGAGGTGTGAGGGAACTCAACACCTTCGGTGCGAGGAGGGGGAACCACGAGGTGATGTGGAGGGGAGGGTTCTGGAACCCGAAGCTCAGGAACTTCCTCGTCGAGAGGGAGGGAGGCTACACCAGGCACTTCCCCGACGGTGAAGTGATGTCCGTGTACGACGCCGCCGTCAAGTACGCGTCAGAGGGAGTGCCGCTAGTGATCTTCGCCGGGGCACAGTACGGCTCGGGGAGCTCCAGGGACTGGGCCGCCAAGGTGACGAGGCTCCTGGGGGTGAGGGCAGTGTTGGCCAAGAGCTTCGAGCGCATACACAGGAGCAACCTCGTGGCCATGGGTGTGCTCCCGGTGGAAGTGCAAGACTGGAGGGAGCTGAAGTTGAGGGGAGACGAAGTAGTGGACCTCGACGTCGAGTTGAAGGTCCACGGAAAGGTGAGGGTGACCTTGGACGGCTCCCGCCAGTTCGAGGGGAGGTTGAGGGTGGACTTGCCCCAGGAGCTGGAGTACGTGAAGAGCGGGAACGTCCTGAGGTACGTCCTCCGTAAGCTTGTGTAG